From Methanotorris formicicus Mc-S-70:
TACACATTGGCAATGATAACATTCTGTATCTTCTTTGGTATATTCTGGGTCGAGACGTCAGGACTTGATGCAAAATCAATGGCAAGGAGAATTGGAAGTTTAGATATGGCAATTAAAGGGTTTAGAAAGAGTACAAAGGCAATAGAGCAAAGATTAAGGAGATACATAAAACCAATAACTGTCATGAGTTCTGCATTCGTTGGGCTTTTAGCGGCATTGGCAGATTTCACTGGGGCATTAGGCGGAGGTACAGGAGTTTTAATTACCGTATCCATTGTATATAGGATGTATGAACAACTGTTACAAGAGAGAATTACCGAACTTCATCCAACAATTGCAAAACTCTTAAATAAAAGATAAAACATTATAAAAGGAAGTTGTAAATCTATATCTCAGAACAACCATAATACAATTTTTTAATTTTATATTAATTCCATCACTATTTTCAGCAAATTATATAAAATAAAATTTTGCATAAATAAAAACTCTGCTAAAGATTCAGTAAGGTGAGAGTATGAGAAACAAGGTTGTTGTTATAACGGGAGTTCCAGGAGTTGGAGGAACAACATTAACACAAAAAACAATAGAGAAATTAAAAGAGGAAGGTGTAAAATACAGGATGGTAAATTTCGGAACAATCATGTTTGAAGTTGCAAAGGAAGAGGGATTAGTTGAGGACAGAGATCAGATGAGAAAGTTGGATCCAGATACACAAAAGAGAATACAAAAATTAGCAGGAAGAAAAATTGCAGATATGGCAAAAGAGAGTAACATTATAGTAGATACTCACAGTACAGTTAAAACACCAAAGGGTTATTTAGCAGGATTGCCAATTTGGGTTTTGGAAGAATTAAACCCTGATGTCATAGTTGTTGTTGAGACCTCAAGTGATGAGATATTGATGAGAAGGTTGGGAGATGCAACAAGAAATAGGGATATTGAATTAACATCAGATATTGACGAGCACCAATTCATGAATAGATGTGCAGCAATGGCTTATGGGGTTTTAACAGGAGCAACTATTAAGATTATTAAAAACAAGAATGGCTTATTAGATAAGGCTGTTGATGAATTGATTTCAGTTTTGAAGTAATTTTATATTTAATTTTTAAAAAATTCTTAAGGGGATATAGATGTTTGATTTTATTTTTGATATTTTTTATAAAACCTTGGATGCAGTATTTATGCCACTGATAGAACATTTGCATCCTGCTATTGCAATATTAGTCATTGCTTTTTTAGTGTCTTTCATCATAAACCTTGCAACAAAACTACTCGTTGACCAAAATAGGATGGCGGAATTAAAAAAGGAGATCCAAGAATTCCAAGTAAAATATAAAAAAGCCATGAAAAATCCAGAGATGATGCAGAAGTTGCAAGAGGAACAGCAAAAAATGATGGAAATGCAAATGGAAATGATGAAGATGAGTTTTAAGCCAATGATATATACATGGATTCCGATTATAGCAATTTTTGCATATTTGAGGCATGTTTATGGTTATGGAGGGGTTTTTCACACACTATATCCAGATTGGAATGGAGTTGTTGTTCATCTTCCATACATACTGTCAAAAGTTCTATTTGTTTCATTTTGGCATTATCTTGGAAGTATATTTTATAAAGGTGGCTTTGGAATTGTTTCCAATGCTACATTGGGTTGGCTTGGGTGGTATATACTTTGTTCAATGGCAACGTCTATGGTTTTAAGGAAGGTTATGGGAATAAAATAAATGTTCAATAAAATGTCACAAATCTGCACAACTCAATAAATTATATATATTTTTTATTTTTTAATTATATGTATAGTCAAATGACTACATATAGTCAAGTAAAACAACAGGTGATATTATGAGGCAGTTAGTGGCTTTAATGAGTTTGCTGGTAATAGGAGGAGCTTATGCGTTTAACGAAACCGCAGTTTTGGATAATATAAATCAAACATTGGAATGTCCCATAAATGGAATATGCCCTCACTATATAAATGGAACATGTCCTCAAGAACAGTGCAAAAACATATGTTATTACAGTGGGGAACATTATAGAAACCATGAAAACTGCTGTGGAAATTCATTCAAATATATGCATAGACATGGATGGCAAAATTGTTATTCCGATTTAATAATTAATATTTAAATACTACCAAAAACAAAAATAAATTATAAAATATGGTGATGAACATGTGGAAAAAGTTAATATTCCTACTCTCTTTGATAGCACTCCCCATAGTTTCAGCAACAGAAGTGGTTTTAGTTAGCGACAACGCTGCTGATAAAGCATGTGCGGTTGAGGTTGCAAATACATTGAATGCAACAATAATAACAACAGAATGGGGAATTTACAACGAAAACTTGATTGATGAAATATTGGCATTAAACCCGGAAAAGGTTATTGTAATTGGGGGACCAGTGGCAGTTGCTGAAAACTACACAACAAGATTGGAAAATGCAGGAATTGAGGTTGAGAGGGTTTGGGGAAAGACAAGATACGAGACAAATGCAAATGTAACTTTAAGATTCCAACACCAATTCAGAACTGCTTATGGAGATAATGCAACTGTCTGCGTTTGCCATGGGTTAGATGATATTGCATTAAATGAAACAATGGAAAAAATTAGGGATGGGCATTGTTTAATGTTATTAACAAATGGGGTAAACTTATCTGTTGAACCAACAAGATTGCAATTAAAAATCCACAAAATAGAGGTTGTTGAAAATCCAATCTGCCAGTTCTGCAACCATTCAGGGATTGCTAATATGTTGATGCAGAGAGGATTTAAGGTTGAAGTTGATAAGATTCCAGAAGATAGGGTAAAATTAATGTTGCAAAACAGAATTAAAACAATGGAAATGAAAATTAAAATATTAAAAAATAGGGGTGTAGATACCTCAGAATTAGAGAGCAAATTGAATGAAGTAGAGGAGTTAATGAACCAAAACAGATACCAAGATGCATACAGAATAATGGTTCAACTTCAAGGGGAACAGATGGCAATGGTTAGGTTGCATTTGCACCCAATGGGGCATGGAATGGCAAAAGGAATGGGAAATAAAATGGAAGGAAACGTCCCACATATAAACTATAAAAATACCAACGCATCAGGAAATGAGAATGTCCCACACATCTACCACCAAAACATGAATAATAGTGGCATGACAAATGCACAACAC
This genomic window contains:
- a CDS encoding adenylate kinase → MRNKVVVITGVPGVGGTTLTQKTIEKLKEEGVKYRMVNFGTIMFEVAKEEGLVEDRDQMRKLDPDTQKRIQKLAGRKIADMAKESNIIVDTHSTVKTPKGYLAGLPIWVLEELNPDVIVVVETSSDEILMRRLGDATRNRDIELTSDIDEHQFMNRCAAMAYGVLTGATIKIIKNKNGLLDKAVDELISVLK
- a CDS encoding EMC3/TMCO1 family protein, whose protein sequence is MFDFIFDIFYKTLDAVFMPLIEHLHPAIAILVIAFLVSFIINLATKLLVDQNRMAELKKEIQEFQVKYKKAMKNPEMMQKLQEEQQKMMEMQMEMMKMSFKPMIYTWIPIIAIFAYLRHVYGYGGVFHTLYPDWNGVVVHLPYILSKVLFVSFWHYLGSIFYKGGFGIVSNATLGWLGWYILCSMATSMVLRKVMGIK
- a CDS encoding cell wall-binding repeat-containing protein, which produces MWKKLIFLLSLIALPIVSATEVVLVSDNAADKACAVEVANTLNATIITTEWGIYNENLIDEILALNPEKVIVIGGPVAVAENYTTRLENAGIEVERVWGKTRYETNANVTLRFQHQFRTAYGDNATVCVCHGLDDIALNETMEKIRDGHCLMLLTNGVNLSVEPTRLQLKIHKIEVVENPICQFCNHSGIANMLMQRGFKVEVDKIPEDRVKLMLQNRIKTMEMKIKILKNRGVDTSELESKLNEVEELMNQNRYQDAYRIMVQLQGEQMAMVRLHLHPMGHGMAKGMGNKMEGNVPHINYKNTNASGNENVPHIYHQNMNNSGMTNAQH